The DNA window CCGCAACCGTCCCCAGTGATGCCATCTGGTGCAACAGCTCCGCGGTGAGTTAGCCTAGCTAGTGAAGTGATGGCAGTTTCAAGTAAATTATGCGATGGTTTATCATCGATATTGGCAATTAAACCAAAACCACAGTTGTCTCTTTCAAATTCAGGGTGGTAAAGAGAGGGCATTTTCAATAGACTTCCTGCGTAAGTCATTATTATCTCCATTAGCGGAACACATGCTCTGCATGGTTCCGTACTTTTTTGTGTCAACATCACTAGCAAAACTTCGTTTTGCAGGATGTCTAATCAATATTAGCATTTTCACTATCGGTTTCAACTGGAGACACTCTAATTACCGAAACTCTACTAAAATTAGTATGGTGTTAACAACTTTAAAATTACTCATACCAGTATTTATACCTTCTTGGCAATTTTTTAATAAGATCGCACCATCTCCGCGCATTGAATTTAGTTTAATGGCGACAGTAGAAGAGCAATCTTGCCAGTGGCAAGAATTTTGTCTTAGACCCAAACAGTTATCAATAACAAGTATCCTCAAAAGCATCTTTTATAATCCACGCTGGAATGAATCTCTCTTTATTACTACTTGTGCTGAACGATTAATAACAAATCCAACTGAGCAAGCTAGCCAAGAAATAATACAACGCATCAAATCTGATCTAGAACAAAGACAAGTTGACTTGAGCAAGACTCCGTATTTGCAATTCCGATTAGTTTTTGTAAGCAGGCAGGGCAGTGAATTGCAAGAAGACATACTTTATATTTCAGAGATACAAAAGCTCGAGGAACCTAATCATGAGCCTAGTTGAAGCAATTCGTTTAACAGAAATATTTTTGGCTCTTGCTTTGCTCCAACAAAGTCTTGAGCACTTGCGTGCTACGCAAGACGAGCGAAAACTATTCATCCCTAGAATAATTCTAAGTATTTTACTCTTGGCTGGTTTATGGACATCATGGATTTCGATACTACTATTGATTCACTCAATAATAATCCTCAAACACTTTGATGGTCCTTACAATGGTGGTAGCGATCGCATGAGCTTGCTTATATTGTCCTGCCTTGGCTTAATTCATCTTATGCCATCATCACAGTTACAAGGATATATTTTTGGATATCTAGCCTTGCAACTCATCCTGTCATATTTCATTGCAGGCTTTTGCAAAATTGTTAATAGAGAGTGGTGGAGCGGGCAAGCTTTGCAAGATCTCTTTCACTTTTCTGCCTACCCTGCTAGCGAAGCCTTGAGATCATGGGCTGATCATCCTAAAATCTTATTCTTGGCATCTTGGATTAGTATCCTGTTTGAGCTGCTATTTCCTTTGACCTTATTGAACCAAGATCTATTGATTATAGGATTATTAGCTGCAATGGTTTTTCATTTAGCGAATGCGTATCTGTTTGGACTTAATAGATTTGTTTGGGCTTGGCTTGCTGCCTATCCCTCTCTGCTCTGGTTACAAACACAGTTGGCCAATTAACAAGGGGATCATACGCCATATTGCCTCCTTATTGTAACAACTCTGTCTAGTTTACTGGAGTGGGTCCACCTCAACTAGCTACCATTACCTTAGACAGACTAAACTAAATTATTCAAATTTAGTATGCTGCATCAATTCATCGAAGTTAGGAAATAAATATTGATCAAACGTTAGTCCCAGCTACTACGGAGATTTCAACGATGCTTGTAGCAAGACCGTGTCATCAATGCCAAAGCATGACCCCTCGTGGGGCAGCTCAACTCGC is part of the Cyanobacteriota bacterium genome and encodes:
- a CDS encoding HTTM domain-containing protein produces the protein MSLVEAIRLTEIFLALALLQQSLEHLRATQDERKLFIPRIILSILLLAGLWTSWISILLLIHSIIILKHFDGPYNGGSDRMSLLILSCLGLIHLMPSSQLQGYIFGYLALQLILSYFIAGFCKIVNREWWSGQALQDLFHFSAYPASEALRSWADHPKILFLASWISILFELLFPLTLLNQDLLIIGLLAAMVFHLANAYLFGLNRFVWAWLAAYPSLLWLQTQLAN